The following proteins are encoded in a genomic region of Variovorax paradoxus:
- the paoA gene encoding aldehyde dehydrogenase iron-sulfur subunit PaoA, protein MDSPATPLISRRGALIAGATAAAAASSAAVPAPAAAAPAAASGATVPPTKLSLNVNGQARTLALDTRTTLLDALREHLHLTGTKKGCDHGQCGACTVIVDGRRINSCLTLAVMHEGAQVTTIEGLGTPQRMHPLQAAFVKHDGYQCGYCTPGQICSAVGVLDEINRGVPSHVSSDLTARPVFSADELRERMSGNICRCGAYSNIVDAITEVAGGKA, encoded by the coding sequence ATGGACAGTCCCGCAACCCCCTTGATCTCCCGGCGTGGCGCGCTCATCGCCGGCGCCACGGCCGCGGCGGCGGCTTCGTCGGCAGCCGTGCCCGCGCCGGCAGCCGCAGCGCCTGCCGCGGCTTCGGGCGCCACAGTGCCGCCCACGAAGCTCTCGCTGAACGTCAACGGGCAGGCCCGCACCTTGGCGCTCGACACGCGCACCACCCTGCTCGATGCGCTGCGCGAGCACCTGCATCTCACCGGTACGAAAAAAGGTTGCGATCACGGGCAGTGCGGCGCCTGCACGGTGATCGTCGACGGCCGCCGCATCAACTCGTGCCTGACGCTCGCCGTGATGCACGAGGGCGCGCAGGTCACGACCATCGAAGGGCTGGGCACGCCCCAGCGCATGCATCCGCTGCAGGCCGCGTTCGTCAAGCACGACGGCTACCAGTGCGGCTACTGCACGCCCGGCCAGATCTGCTCGGCCGTCGGCGTTCTCGATGAAATCAACCGCGGCGTTCCGAGCCACGTGAGTTCGGACCTCACCGCGCGGCCTGTCTTTTCGGCCGACGAGCTGCGCGAGCGCATGAGCGGCAACATCTGCCGCTGCGGCGCCTACTCCAACATCGTCGATGCCATCACGGAAGTGGCGGGAGGCAAAGCATGA
- a CDS encoding AraC family transcriptional regulator has translation MDVPRSTSLTEPAALPELARAIERFAQSDGDHMTAVPALSLHRRESATAPMHCIYGLGLAIVAQGRKRVSLGEEVFDYAPGQSLLTTVDLPVAAHVTRATGTEPYLGIMLRLDARTIVTTAAEMALSHPGKDNSYRAMSLGQLDPLLLGAVTRLVELLSEPELIPRIAPLIEQEIIVRLLAGPHGPQLRRLVANGSAGQQIARSINWIKLNFTQPVIADALAASANMSPSTFRHHFRTVAGMSPMQYLKQLRLQEARQLMLNEGIDAGTAGVRVGYESASQFSREYARLFGAPPLRDIKRMREAA, from the coding sequence ATGGATGTGCCCCGCTCCACTTCACTGACCGAACCCGCTGCGTTGCCCGAGTTGGCCCGGGCGATCGAACGCTTCGCCCAAAGCGATGGCGATCACATGACGGCGGTTCCCGCGCTCTCGCTGCACCGCCGCGAAAGCGCGACCGCGCCGATGCACTGCATCTACGGGCTGGGCCTGGCCATCGTGGCGCAGGGCCGCAAGCGCGTCTCGCTCGGCGAGGAGGTCTTCGACTACGCGCCCGGGCAGTCGCTGTTGACCACGGTCGACTTGCCGGTGGCCGCGCACGTCACCCGTGCCACCGGCACCGAGCCCTATCTCGGAATCATGCTGAGGCTGGACGCGCGCACCATCGTGACCACGGCCGCCGAGATGGCGCTGTCCCATCCGGGCAAGGACAACAGCTACCGTGCGATGTCGCTGGGCCAACTCGACCCGCTGCTGCTCGGCGCCGTGACGCGGCTGGTCGAACTGCTGAGCGAACCCGAGCTCATTCCCCGGATCGCTCCCTTGATCGAACAGGAAATCATCGTTCGCCTGCTTGCCGGGCCGCACGGGCCTCAACTGCGGCGGCTGGTGGCGAACGGTTCGGCGGGCCAACAGATTGCGAGGAGCATCAACTGGATCAAGCTGAACTTCACGCAGCCGGTGATCGCGGACGCACTGGCGGCCTCCGCGAACATGAGCCCGTCGACGTTCCGGCATCACTTTCGTACCGTGGCGGGCATGAGCCCCATGCAGTACCTGAAGCAGTTGCGCCTGCAGGAGGCGCGGCAGCTGATGCTGAACGAGGGCATCGATGCCGGCACCGCCGGGGTGCGCGTGGGCTACGAAAGCGCTTCGCAGTTCAGCCGCGAATACGCCCGGCTGTTCGGTGCGCCGCCGCTGCGCGATATCAAGCGGATGCGCGAAGCGGCCTGA
- a CDS encoding Crp/Fnr family transcriptional regulator: MDPFLKASGWFAQLPEQEQADVSARVQWRQVAEGDYLFREGAPAEYWWGVAEGLLKMCSTEPDGQAITFTGLSKGAWFSEGSVLRGEPVRYDVVALRDSKLAGVPAATFFGLYHHNVGFTHYLIAQLNDRLQQFVTSYAMQRALPVDSRVARSIAGLFHRKLYPGTETFLRISQEEVAALAGVSRQRCSQALGRLRDAGLLRTEYQGITIVDLDGLRRFEG; the protein is encoded by the coding sequence ATGGACCCGTTTCTGAAAGCGTCCGGCTGGTTCGCCCAACTGCCTGAACAAGAGCAGGCCGACGTGTCGGCGCGCGTCCAGTGGCGCCAGGTGGCCGAGGGCGACTACCTCTTTCGGGAAGGGGCTCCCGCCGAATACTGGTGGGGCGTGGCCGAAGGGCTGTTGAAGATGTGCAGCACCGAGCCCGATGGGCAGGCGATCACCTTCACCGGCCTTTCGAAAGGCGCCTGGTTTTCCGAAGGGTCCGTTTTGCGCGGCGAGCCGGTCCGCTACGACGTCGTGGCATTGCGCGACAGCAAGCTGGCGGGGGTTCCTGCCGCAACCTTCTTCGGCCTCTACCACCACAACGTCGGTTTCACCCACTACCTGATCGCCCAGCTGAACGACCGGTTGCAGCAGTTCGTGACCAGCTATGCCATGCAGCGTGCGCTCCCCGTCGACAGCCGCGTGGCGAGGTCCATTGCCGGCTTGTTTCACCGCAAGCTCTATCCGGGCACGGAGACCTTTCTGAGAATTTCGCAGGAAGAGGTGGCCGCATTGGCCGGCGTGTCCCGCCAGCGCTGCAGCCAGGCACTGGGACGGCTGCGCGATGCCGGACTGCTGCGGACCGAGTACCAGGGCATCACCATCGTGGACCTGGACGGCCTGCGGCGGTTCGAAGGCTGA